In the Pseudomonas sp. ADAK2 genome, one interval contains:
- a CDS encoding helix-turn-helix domain-containing protein has product MNKPDLPSIPVFKLYGESLDWPTPDLLHCETISKRSREHQWEIKPHRHADLCQLLFVFKGQAELEIEGKRTQLTEPAMLILPPLSVHGYRFSEDVEGFVVTLAAPLVAHLQSQLGNSENVLAQAESYPAGKDGEYLNSLFLALQSEYTGHQPAREMLMHSLVSVIMVWVSRQVIQRRNASQRPQRAREYLNGFIQLVEETYRQHVKVEDLAHRLGISVSHLNGTCRELAGQPALQIMHERQLLEAKRLLTYTSMTIYEMSDVLGFSDPTNFTRLFRRRVGISPKAFRDRLKADQDSEA; this is encoded by the coding sequence ATGAACAAGCCTGACCTGCCTTCGATTCCGGTGTTCAAGCTCTACGGTGAAAGCCTGGATTGGCCGACCCCCGACTTGCTGCACTGTGAAACCATTTCCAAACGCAGCCGCGAACATCAATGGGAAATCAAACCCCACCGCCACGCTGATCTGTGCCAGTTACTCTTCGTCTTCAAAGGTCAGGCAGAGCTTGAAATCGAAGGTAAACGCACGCAACTGACCGAGCCGGCGATGCTGATCCTGCCGCCGCTGTCGGTGCACGGTTATCGTTTTTCCGAAGATGTCGAAGGGTTTGTCGTGACCCTGGCCGCACCCCTGGTGGCTCATTTGCAGTCACAACTGGGTAATTCGGAGAATGTCCTGGCCCAGGCCGAAAGCTATCCGGCGGGCAAGGACGGCGAGTACCTCAACAGTCTGTTTCTGGCGTTGCAAAGCGAATACACCGGCCATCAACCGGCCCGGGAAATGCTCATGCATTCGCTGGTCAGCGTGATCATGGTCTGGGTCAGCCGCCAGGTGATCCAGCGCCGCAACGCCAGCCAGCGACCGCAGCGCGCCCGGGAATACCTCAACGGCTTTATTCAACTGGTGGAAGAGACTTACCGCCAGCACGTCAAGGTCGAGGACCTGGCCCATCGGCTGGGGATTTCCGTGTCGCACCTCAACGGCACCTGCCGTGAGCTGGCGGGGCAACCGGCGTTGCAGATCATGCACGAACGCCAATTGCTGGAAGCCAAGCGCCTGCTGACTTACACCAGCATGACCATCTACGAAATGTCCGACGTGTTGGGTTTTTCCGATCCGACCAACTTCACGCGTCTTTTCAGGCGCCGCGTGGGGATCTCGCCCAAAGCCTTTCGCGACCGCTTGAAGGCCGATCAGGACAGCGAGGCCTGA
- a CDS encoding LysR family transcriptional regulator, with protein MDRLQAMQVFVSVVDLGSQSAAADHLDLSRPVVSRYLAELEDWVGARLMHRTTRKLSLTAAGSEILPRCRQMLDLTTDMQAAISEPDEAPRGLLRISVSTSFGQAQLADAMAAYVKRYPGVSIDMQMIDRTVNLVDERIDLAIRTSNDLDPNLIARRLTVCRSVICASPAYLEEHPAPQRVEDLSQHNCLTHSYFGKSLWHFEQDDEQVSVPVQGNISANEASTLLRATMAGAGVAMLPSYQAGVHIHSGELIRLLAHAEPRQMNMYAVYASRKHMPSTMRSMLDFLVLRFPEEPEWDVGL; from the coding sequence ATGGATCGTCTTCAAGCAATGCAGGTGTTTGTCTCGGTGGTGGACCTGGGCAGCCAGTCGGCGGCGGCCGATCACCTGGACCTGTCGCGGCCGGTGGTGTCGCGCTATCTGGCGGAGCTGGAGGATTGGGTCGGCGCCCGATTGATGCACCGCACCACACGCAAGTTGAGCCTGACCGCGGCAGGCAGCGAAATCCTGCCGCGTTGCCGGCAGATGCTCGACCTGACCACCGACATGCAAGCCGCCATCAGCGAACCGGACGAAGCACCCCGTGGCCTGCTGCGGATCAGCGTCAGCACTTCGTTCGGCCAGGCGCAACTGGCAGACGCCATGGCCGCGTACGTCAAGCGCTACCCCGGCGTCAGCATCGACATGCAAATGATCGACCGCACGGTGAACCTGGTGGACGAACGCATCGACCTGGCAATCCGCACCAGCAACGACCTCGACCCCAACCTGATCGCGCGGCGGCTGACGGTTTGCCGCTCGGTGATCTGCGCCTCCCCGGCGTATCTGGAAGAACACCCGGCGCCCCAACGGGTCGAGGACCTGAGCCAGCACAATTGCCTGACCCACTCCTACTTCGGCAAAAGCCTCTGGCATTTCGAGCAGGACGACGAACAGGTGTCGGTGCCGGTGCAAGGCAATATCAGCGCCAACGAGGCCAGCACCCTGCTGCGCGCCACCATGGCCGGCGCCGGGGTGGCGATGCTGCCGAGTTATCAGGCTGGCGTGCACATACACAGCGGCGAGCTGATCCGCTTACTGGCGCATGCCGAGCCGCGGCAGATGAACATGTACGCGGTATACGCCTCCCGCAAGCACATGCCGTCGACGATGCGCAGCATGCTGGACTTCCTGGTGCTCAGGTTTCCCGAAGAGCCTGAATGGGATGTCGGGCTCTAA
- a CDS encoding MBL fold metallo-hydrolase encodes MIGFTAIKRILLATATLGFAAHAAAASTLTLDVYNPGDKAIFPVTSVLVSGEKEAILVDAQFGKSQAEQVVQKIRASGKQLTTIYISHGDPDYYFGLDTLTAAFPNAKVLASQPTVDHIKHTVDGKLAFWGPKMGADVPAKTIVPGVLKGDSLMLEGQKLQVVGLDGKQPDRSFVWIPSIKAVVGGVVVAENIHVWMADTQTPQSHADWLTTLHSIETLKPKTIVPGHYLGESARSLAAVQFTAEYIKAFDEETAKAKDSAALIAAMKKRYPTLGEESSLELSAKVAKGEMKW; translated from the coding sequence ATGATCGGTTTCACCGCAATCAAGCGCATTCTCCTGGCAACCGCCACCCTCGGTTTCGCCGCTCACGCCGCAGCCGCATCGACCTTGACCCTGGACGTGTACAACCCGGGCGACAAGGCGATTTTCCCGGTGACCTCGGTGCTGGTCAGCGGCGAGAAAGAGGCGATCCTGGTGGACGCGCAGTTCGGCAAATCCCAAGCCGAGCAAGTGGTGCAGAAGATCCGCGCCAGCGGCAAGCAACTGACCACCATCTACATCAGCCACGGTGACCCGGATTACTACTTCGGCCTCGACACCCTGACCGCTGCGTTCCCGAACGCCAAAGTGCTGGCCTCGCAGCCGACCGTCGATCACATCAAGCACACCGTCGACGGCAAACTGGCCTTTTGGGGCCCGAAAATGGGCGCCGACGTGCCAGCCAAAACCATCGTGCCGGGCGTGCTCAAGGGCGACAGCCTGATGCTGGAAGGGCAGAAATTGCAGGTGGTGGGCCTGGACGGTAAGCAACCGGATCGCAGTTTCGTGTGGATTCCGTCGATCAAGGCTGTGGTCGGTGGCGTGGTCGTGGCGGAAAACATTCATGTGTGGATGGCGGATACACAGACGCCGCAGTCCCATGCCGATTGGTTGACTACGCTGCATTCGATTGAAACGTTGAAGCCGAAAACCATCGTGCCGGGGCATTACCTGGGCGAGAGCGCTCGTTCGCTGGCGGCCGTGCAGTTCACTGCCGAGTACATCAAGGCCTTCGACGAAGAAACCGCCAAGGCCAAGGATTCTGCCGCGCTGATTGCCGCGATGAAAAAACGCTACCCGACCCTGGGCGAAGAAAGCTCGCTGGAGCTGAGCGCCAAAGTCGCCAAGGGCGAGATGAAGTGGTAA
- a CDS encoding LysR substrate-binding domain-containing protein, whose protein sequence is MKRLPPLPALHTFLITAQCCNFTRAAEQLHITQGAVSRQIAGLEDHLGYELFIRQARGLDLTAEGREWLPRVQQIFGLIGEAVEQIGAKRETLQLKAPTCVMRWLLPRLMQWQKERPDVPVELTTTVRHGVDFHREQFDAAVVYGVPPDTSLASHRLFDEQLTPVCSKPYLEGPVPLQAPEDLEQHMLLHPTRDERDWKAWLASADVYLSNVGKGQHFETLDLAMSMASQGTGVAIGDWSLIGDDLSAGRLVMPFELKVKTGLAYYLVLPQKPAPSPKLQELLGWLVEQAQTR, encoded by the coding sequence ATGAAACGACTGCCTCCCCTGCCCGCCCTGCACACTTTTCTGATCACGGCACAGTGCTGCAACTTCACCCGGGCGGCTGAGCAGTTGCATATCACCCAGGGCGCGGTGAGCCGGCAGATCGCCGGGCTGGAAGATCACTTGGGCTATGAACTGTTCATTCGCCAGGCCCGCGGCCTCGATCTGACGGCTGAAGGGCGGGAGTGGCTGCCACGGGTGCAGCAGATTTTCGGCCTGATCGGCGAGGCGGTGGAGCAGATCGGCGCCAAGCGCGAAACCCTGCAACTCAAAGCCCCGACCTGTGTCATGCGCTGGTTGTTGCCGCGTTTGATGCAGTGGCAAAAGGAACGCCCGGACGTGCCGGTGGAACTGACCACCACCGTCCGGCACGGCGTGGATTTTCATCGTGAGCAGTTTGATGCGGCGGTGGTTTATGGGGTTCCGCCGGATACTTCGCTGGCGTCCCATCGGCTGTTTGACGAGCAACTGACGCCGGTGTGTTCCAAGCCCTATCTCGAAGGACCGGTGCCGTTGCAGGCGCCGGAGGATCTGGAGCAACACATGCTGCTGCACCCGACCCGCGATGAACGGGACTGGAAAGCCTGGCTGGCCTCGGCGGATGTTTATTTGAGCAATGTCGGCAAAGGTCAGCATTTTGAAACGCTGGATTTGGCGATGTCGATGGCGTCCCAAGGGACGGGTGTGGCGATTGGTGATTGGTCGTTGATCGGCGATGACCTGAGCGCCGGGCGGCTGGTCATGCCGTTTGAGTTGAAGGTGAAGACCGGGCTGGCGTATTACCTGGTGCTGCCGCAGAAGCCGGCACCTTCGCCGAAGTTGCAGGAATTGTTGGGGTGGTTGGTGGAGCAGGCTCAGACGCGGTGA
- a CDS encoding NAD(P)-dependent oxidoreductase gives MSKIAIIGATGRAGSQLLEEALRRGHSVTAIARDTSKIGQRAGVVSQNVDALDAQALQAAIAGHDVVISAAHFSTLPASAVIGPVKKAGVKRLLVVGGAGSLLLPNGARVIDSEGFPEEYKAEAGAGALFLENLRQEQELDWTFVSPSAEFVEGERTGTFRIGKDDLLVSAEGRSWITFADYAIALLDEVEAPKHSRQRFAVGY, from the coding sequence ATGAGCAAAATCGCAATCATCGGTGCCACCGGTCGTGCCGGTAGCCAACTGTTGGAAGAAGCCCTGCGTCGTGGTCACAGCGTTACCGCCATCGCCCGCGATACCTCGAAGATCGGCCAGCGTGCCGGTGTGGTCAGCCAGAATGTCGATGCGCTGGATGCCCAAGCCTTGCAAGCCGCCATCGCCGGGCATGACGTGGTGATCAGTGCCGCGCACTTCTCGACCCTGCCGGCCAGCGCCGTGATCGGGCCGGTGAAGAAGGCCGGGGTTAAACGGCTGTTGGTGGTGGGAGGTGCCGGTTCGTTGTTGCTGCCCAATGGCGCTCGTGTGATCGACAGCGAAGGCTTTCCCGAGGAGTACAAGGCCGAGGCCGGTGCCGGGGCGTTGTTCCTGGAGAATCTGCGTCAGGAGCAGGAGCTGGATTGGACTTTTGTGTCGCCGTCGGCGGAGTTTGTCGAAGGGGAGCGCACTGGCACGTTTCGGATCGGCAAGGATGATTTGCTGGTGAGCGCGGAAGGTCGGAGCTGGATTACATTCGCCGATTACGCGATTGCGCTGCTGGATGAAGTGGAAGCGCCGAAGCATTCGCGGCAGCGGTTTGCCGTCGGTTACTGA